The Melitaea cinxia chromosome 13, ilMelCinx1.1, whole genome shotgun sequence sequence ttttataatttttgaccaagaTAGCAATTGAAGCGCTTAGCGAAAATGCGAAAATTTTCGGATgcataaaaatagtgtatgatagattcaatAATACTTACGCATActcatatacaaatatccatacattaATAATCAAGATAgtataatatacgtgtataaatgtaaaatatatatattaatacaattacaaaGTAATCACATCGTGTCAATGTCAATCGCCTTGACATTAAAAAGAACATAGATGTATTTGCAAATCAATTATGTTGTCCCTTTTTGTTAGATTTATTTTGCTAACACCAGTTAACTGTTCTCAACTAatgaaataagtataaaaaatatatctataatattttcAGACTCTTTTCATTGATTACACAACCGACGTAATCGGTACTACGTTGTTTGGCATTAAGAGCGATGCTACTTTGACGGGAGCTGGTCCTTTAAGGGACATCACTAAGGACTTCTCAAAATATACTTTCCTCAGAGGTATACGCTGGTTTAGCATATTCTTCATTCCGGAACTGGTTGATGTTTTCAGGTTTGttttacgtaatatttataaattgtacctaatatgtaagtattatttcgtTATTTCAATTTAAGTGCATAATATGATTCTTGTTCTTGCAGATTTAAGTTTTTCCCAAAATCTTcaataaattcttttaaaaaaatatttcaaatacttttatcgcgacgtaaaaaaaatgagaaaagcAAAGACGCGAAAGATCTATTGGACTTCttgcataatattaaaaaacaaaatgaaagtaAGACGTAgcatgttaattaaaatttattaattgtcaATCACAGTAATACAAGAAGTGTTAACTTATTGTCAAAATTCTATTTATAGGTTTTTCCGATGATATAATTGTAGGTCAGGCTGCTATCTTTCTATTCGGTGGGTATGATACTTCTGGAAGACTTCTGACATTTACGGTTTATGAACTAGCACATAATCAAGAAATACAGGTATACTGATTTATAATAAGCTAATTATAATAAAGGAGACTATTATACACAACAAGTCACAATTGTTGTATTGTAAAAACATATTACTGTCATTGGAAATCATAGTAGCTTAATAATATCTTTGACATTATAATGTTAATCTAGCTACGCAGTCTACTGTAAAACTGTACATTGGTTTGGTTGCACTGCTCATCAcacaaattgtatttttttctgtaaataaataaaaaaaataagaaataataggtAAAGATTGACAATGtttcgaaaaatattaatttcctttTATAGCAGCTTTAACTCTATTGAGCAATGCAATCCTAGGGGTAAAGTAGCAGATGTAATGTTATCAATATtacactttaatatttttacaaactaTCAACTTTATGCAAATCCAATGAACCTTCGAAAAACGTCCTTTTTCGGATTAAAGATGAGTAAATTTTGAGATACACCTTTTATGtaaaatcgaaatatttaaatgtattccTTTTggtttaaaaagaataaatcaCGGTGCTTAAAATGGAGAATGTCATTACTAAAAGTCATAAATAAGATAGGGCCCAAAATTGACCCTTGCAAACCCATTTGGAGATGCttttaaacacaaataatataCCCAGTTTCCTCACAACTTGTGGTGCAGAAAGtaaggccactacaaactacgccaacgggctagtaattTGCAGAATGAATCCTAACTTGTTTTTAGAGTATTAAtaggtattaaaataactaGACAAGAGATAAAGCTATTAATATTCCCTTCTTAAAATGCTATGTACAGGTTcaactaattaaaatacattacaaaatacttataataatctATAGATTTCGTCAAAAActgtaagtttaattttaatagctCTTTATTCGCAGGATAAATTATATCAAGAATTATCAGAAACTGTGCGCTGTAAGGGAAATGATGACTTCGATTTGACAACACTTACGGAATTGCCATATCTTAACGCTGTCATTAAAGGTAAAGTACAATTGCACTATACACAATTCGAGTGTTATGATTTTAGGAATAAGGTTCCTTGAACGCAATTATAGAGAAACATGGCGTTTTTTGAACTTTCTTGAATATTTCTAATTTAACTTACagcataaacatataaaaataaattaatttcaatcatTTAAGTAACAGCGACTcgtgttaatttgaaaaatacttattCTTTGTTTAGCTATTATGTACTCGATCGACTCGATCGACGAAGAGAAAAAGCAGAGAAGAAGAAGAGAAGCCCTCACTGATACCATTGTGGaaagaaagttatttttcattcaCAGCGTGGTTGTCCTTTTTCCGTGGTTAAACGGTGGAAATGCAGTTTACGCAGCTAGCTCTGCCACCCGAAGGTGATGGGAGTGTGGAGCTCCCATCCTAATGTGCTATGCTAAACTATCCACCAAAACCGACATCTTTTTTGCCGACACCTTAGTGGGGACGCCATGGGATCGCTTTCGCACACTACCATGACGACGCCCCTAGTGGTAGCCTTTCGTCCCCGTCGGAAGGGATGCTCACCCTTTCAAGTCAATCCCTCCACCATCTGCAGGAGGCAGATAAGGTCCAGAAACTGCCCACCACCTGAGTTCAAGCGACCGTGAGGTCCAGTCCCCAGAAATCATAAGTTTGTACGCTTACCACTACGAAGACGTCTTTTAGTGTAGATTTTTCACAACGCTTCACTGTATATCAATAATAGTATAGGAATTCTTGGGGTAGATATAATGAACGAGTTCCAATTCAGAATCGATCAGAATGGGACATTGATTCACATCGTGATTCTGTTTCTGCTTCACAAGGCTCAGGCCCTTCCGGACGAGAAGTACTGTTGTCACATTAGGGAAAATGCCCCCATAAACTAATTCTAATGTTTGGCTCTATGCAATGTCGGGCAGCTCTCCTTCTCGTCGATTCCATACTCACAACGATTTAAGTGTAAAGAGAGATCTTGGTTTTCTGTGTGTTTATTACGACCTGTATAATAAAGAGTGTTCTAAAGAAGTCTTTGCTTGGTTGCTACAATCATGTttcaattgtgtttgctcgcaaacaaaaaaataactgaatttaattgcaaatatcaaatttaaatgggatcaaaaAAGTAGCATCAACTTTCTATTAAAATTAGAATCATCAGAATAGggatacccagtgaaaagttatgcggtttaatacaacctattgatgaaaaaatagtaaatgaaatacgcattataagatataacttgaaaagaaCTTTTTAGATCTCAGTGAGAttcaaatgggaccaaatgTGACATActagctttaaaataaaataaaaaataaaaaacaaacataatcatcgaaatcggttcaccagGAAAAAGTTCtaagataacatacataaaaaaaacattcgatTTTGTTGAAGTTGGTCAGTTaaatccttttttggaagtcggttaaaaagtagtttCATTAGAATTTAAGGGTctaggaaaaatattttaagtaagttAAAGCCTTTTTTAACTTTCATGTGTTTTAATGGCAtcgttaaaaaattacattttacagAAACGCTTCGAATATATATTCTAATGGGATGGATTGACAGAGTTGCATCAGAAGACTACAAGATAGATGACAACTTGACTATAGAAGCTGGTACCGTAGTTTATATTAACGCAGCTGGAATGCACAAAGATCCTAAATACTTTCCCGAACCTCACAAGTTTGATCCTGAGAGATTTTTACCAGAAAATAAGCATAACATCGAGCCTTACACCTATTTACCTTTTGGAGAGGGACCAAGGGCTTGTATTGGTAAATTATGTTTttcctttactatattattactattccAAATTAACTAATTTTGATCGTGGATTTTATCATGACTTAGTAGACTAGACGACTAGtttataagttaattttttttagtgattatttttttaaagtaaagctaccaccgattcgaaatttaaattctgcagagaagaatcggctagaaactccgcagtttctcttttcaaaataataatgtataaaaagtgtgtgtatcagCTCTGACGCACGACTGCAGTTCACTCCTtgagatcgactgtctaaataggcttactagtctaagaaaaagattaataccatatcaaatggtaaataaacgaatcaaatacgAGAAACGTACGAGAAACCTAATGAGgccattcgttcagtagattttacgccttatattttttcatgtactgtgtggctacggtagtaaagaatatagccaccccctctctttccgtgggtgtcgtaagaggcgactaaggaataacacagttccacagctaccaccttggaacttaaaaaggcgaccgatggcgggataactgctggctttgaaatacacaggccgaagacgggcagcagcgtcttcggtgcgataaagccaaccctacggtcgccaacccgcctgcccagcgtggtgactatggtgaCATACGTggtggcaaaacacatgagttcacgttatttttggcgaaaacttgtggaggccatgtcagtggactgtatgggctgtaatgatgatgatgatgatgattttttcataccgggggccttatatgaaaatcgattcttgaGGACTAACCTCCAactattttagtacaaaattagtaatattttgcatAATATACAGCGTCATCAAGTCCACTCATTTTTATCATCTATGAAATCCTACGcagaataatacgctttatttgttaatttctttttaatgaaaactttaaagttatgttgagacaattgcaaaattgtttgtggaattttattatatatgtgaaTACCATATACCAGAATTGAGACTTTTTTTTTGCGCAATCGGAAATTTGgagttataattttgttattccttctcgtgtttacaaagCGATTATTACTGTTTACTATATCAAAACACGTTTGTACGTTTTGTAGTATAAATGTATTCTAAATATTTCGTAATTATTCTAAAagttttcgtaataaaataaaaaatggaaaaataaaatcatttaattttttatgcttaTCACTTCTTTCAGGCAAGAGGTTTGGTTACATGACGGTACAATTCGCTCTGGCACACATGTTGCTTAAATACAACATTCTTCCATACGCCGATTCACCCAAGCCTTCAGAGATAAAGGCTAATACCAAGGCTGTTTGGTACGTTCCCGAGGAATTGATGTACGTTCAGTTTGTACCGAGATAATGTCTTCGCTAAGAATAATATGATTTTTGAAAGtactatttgtataatatataatatgcatATAATTAATTGAAGGATTGAAGATTTAAGaaggaatttattaatttttgattttctcatttcaatatttatattaaaactagctgaccgcgtaaacgttgttttgccatttatgttattaacccccttaatcccccccttaaCCACCACCCCTACCAACTCGCCTTAATTCCCTCGCCCCTCATTACTTCGGGATATGAataatagatgttggccgattctaagacctacccgatatgcacacaaaatttcataaaaatcagtccaaccgttacgaaggagtattgtaactaacattgtgacacgagaattttatacataagattaTAATGATGATGCAGCGTCTTCTGTCACAAATAAATTTCCAACCAAAAATAAGCAATTTAGAAACAATTacatttacttaataatatttatatatacttaaaataccTCATAACAATGAGTTGCAACGTTTGAATGCAAACTCTAGCACCATGCGTTTCAAGTTCTgctaaatacctatttttggTTTGCTACAAACTTGCAGGTGCTATAAGAAAAACAAATGCTTTTTATACCCAGATGCTGGTCGGGCAGCGGTAGAGATGGATACTGGTTCAATTCTCAAATGGAATGCTTTGAacaatatttagtttataattatatattatcatctttggtcaaatagtaataatatataatatatcaatagtaataatatcattacagcccatacagtccactgctggacgtgggcctccacaagtttacgccaaaaataacgtgaactcatgtgttttgcccatagtaata is a genomic window containing:
- the LOC123658963 gene encoding cytochrome P450 6k1-like, whose amino-acid sequence is MPSSVHKILIHGEKIIEYYAILTIGQLSEAAQESRNKITKSLDFIILESVQDDRVKRYWADRDVPYLPPVPLVGNMTFLLRENIVYWLERVYHQHYDRPYVGFWIFWRPGLLVNSPTIARNILNRDFDIFKNHLLSSGKTDPVGSLNLFTAKDPLWSHLRLQLGGLFTSAKLRKFQDYTRIKSKELVQRIHNDRNSKVDMMTLFIDYTTDVIGTTLFGIKSDATLTGAGPLRDITKDFSKYTFLRGFSDDIIVGQAAIFLFGGYDTSGRLLTFTVYELAHNQEIQDKLYQELSETVRCKGNDDFDLTTLTELPYLNAVIKETLRIYILMGWIDRVASEDYKIDDNLTIEAGTVVYINAAGMHKDPKYFPEPHKFDPERFLPENKHNIEPYTYLPFGEGPRACIGKRFGYMTVQFALAHMLLKYNILPYADSPKPSEIKANTKAVWYVPEELMYVQFVPR